A single Primulina eburnea isolate SZY01 chromosome 11, ASM2296580v1, whole genome shotgun sequence DNA region contains:
- the LOC140805588 gene encoding uncharacterized protein, whose product MKIMKANTAVGTTESAPQMVEKHRSEWTAEDKKKTNLDNVAKDILYKTLDKNMFAKIKTCSTAKEIWEKLTQQCEGNDQTKENKLTVAIQKFDNAKMKPGETLAEFDERFSSIVVELTSLGKEYSNREIALNVMRALPREWDVKTIAMRESKDLNKLELHDLFADLKAYEFELGIRTEEEPSTTQQTKALAAATVTLPVEESTSKKSAEQLSNEAMSLFVKRFGKFMRKNQSQINKPYFKKDHTEDGQEEDKGKWAETESEKSSSEESSSESEDEKVECLMAKEDQEATDETVFDFNSEEFTREDLVTALHDMVNEFKGLSMKFNEADAEKKDLKNKLTLSSCSQHKEVESLKVKLSLIAAENDDLRRLFHATLTENKRLLSTINKWNKSSASLDRMHEMQKPAGDRTGLGYGINDCNTSEASTQPLLEKDSLRSIKFVRSSSVYEHDEPKDRGIQNMNLENNGRRCGLGYVQNDKSKQYWCKPRPNPTGYRGSTRYHSKNRPSNYYNCRPVQKSQNTYRVEWNDQYLNASTCFVALNGNKNWLWHKRLNHLNFKSIATISKLKLVSGLPNVDFAKDKVCNACQLGKQVRSTFKSKGRNSSARCLELLHMDLFGPILVMSLGGKKYTLVVIDDFSRFTWVLFLGSKDQTADHLIKLLKRLHNEKRENINRIRSDRGTEFLHKHLASYLEDHGIKHELSAARSPQQNGAENGIFLGYSAVSKEYRVYNQKTLTVEESIHVVFDESSICHDNSNSNMHDLINNFEVANLEASNDDDEIDLRRTGETISKENPTGQENYQQLNDPENNYQPHNTPLAVEATEQENDIIQPTEEDQYGPCLRWKKDHPLELVIGNPTAPLRTRNQMISEFMQAAFVSQIEPKKIDDALLDTNWIKAMQEELNQFERNSV is encoded by the exons atgaagatcatgaaagcaaacacagctgttggtACAACCGAAAGTGCTCCTCAAATGGTAGAGAAGCACAGATCTGAATGGACAGCTGAGgataaaaagaaaacaaacttagacaacgttgcaaaagatatTCTCTATAAGACTCTGGATAAAAACATGTTTGCCAAAATCAAGACTTGCTCCACTGCAAAAGAAATATGGGAAAAACTCACTCAACAgtgcgaaggaaatgatcagaccaaagaaaacaaactgacaGTGGCTATTCAAAAATTCGACAATGCAAAGATGAAGCCAGGAGAAACTCTTGCAGAATTTGATGAGCGATTTAGCAGCATTGTCGTCGAACTCACCTCACTTGGCAAAGAGTACTCCAACAGAGAAATTGCCTTGAATGTCATGAGAGCTCTTCCtagagaatgggatgtgaaaactATAGCCATGCGAGAAtcaaaagatctgaacaaactggaactccatgatctatttgctgatcttAAAGCATATGAATTTGAGCTTGGGATACGAACCGAAGAAGAGCCGTCTACAACCCAACAAACAAAGGCCTTGGCAGCAGCTACAGTGACTCTTCCGGTCGAAGAGTCCACAAGTAAGAAATCGGCTGAGCAACTAAGCAATGAAGCCATGTCTCTTTTTGTTAAAAGATTTGGCAAATTTATGCGCAAAAATCAATCTCAAATAAAtaaaccttattttaaaaaggACCATACTGAGGATGGTCAAG aagaagacaaaggcaAATGGGCTGAAACAGAGTCAGAAAAGTCTTCTTCTGAAGAATCTTCGAGTGAAAGTGAAGACGAAAAAGTCGAGTGTCTTATGGCCAAGGAAGATCAAGAAGCCACTGATGAAACGGTATTTGATTTTAACTCTGAAGAATTTACACGAGAAGATCTTGTTACAGCACTTCACGATATGGTAAATGAGTTCAAAGGACTATCTATGAAATTCAATGAAGCTGATGCAGAAAAGAAAGActtaaaaaacaaattaactCTCTCTAGCTGTTCGCAGCACAAAGAGGTTGAAAGTTTGAAAGTCAAGCTAAGTCTGATAGCAGCTGAGAATGATGATTTACGAAGATTGTTCCATGCTACATTAACAGAAAACAAACGGTTATTGAGTACCATCAACAAGTGGAACAAGTCCTCTGCTTCTCTTGATAGGATGCATGAAATGCAGAAACCAGCCGGAGACAGAACTGGGCTGGGTTACGGCATAAATGATTGCAATACCTCAGAAGCTTCAACTCAACCGTTGCTAGAAAAAGACAGTTTAAgatcaattaaatttgtcaGATCTAGCTCGGTATATGAACATGATGAGCCTAAAGATAGAGGCATTCAAAATATGAATCTTGAGAATAATGGAAGGCGATGTGGTTTGGGTTATGTTCAGAATGATAAATCCAAACAATATTGGTGCAAACCCAGGCCAAATCCAACCGGATACAGAGGATCAACTAGATATCACTCAAAGAACAGACCCAGCAATTACTACAATTGCCGACCAGTTCAAAAGAG TCAAAACACCTATAGAGTAGAATGGAATGATCAATATTTAAATGCATCTACTTGTTTCGTCGCTCtaaatggaaataaaaattggCTATGGCATAAAAGGCtaaatcatctaaatttcaaatccattgctACTATTAGTAAGCTTAAGCTAGTATCTGGATTGCCTAACGTTGACTTTGCCAAAGATAAAGTATGcaatgcttgtcagcttggaaaACAGGTTCGATCAACTTTCAAAAGCAAGGGAAGAAACTCTTCAGCAAGATGTCTAGAACTTCTtcacatggatctatttggACCAATCCTCgtgatgagcttagggggaaagaAATACACTCTGGTTGTCATTGATGACTTTTCTAGATTTACATGGGTACTATTCCTTGGTTCCAAAGATCAAACTGCCGACCATCTAATCAAGCTGCTCAAGAGACTTCACAATGAGAAAAGGGAAAACATCAACAGAATCAGAAGTGATAGAGGAACTGAATTTCTGCACAAACATCTGGCATCCTACCTTGAAGATCATGGGATTAAACACGAGCTATCAGCAGCAAGAtcgcctcaacaaaatgga GCTGAGAACGGCATCTTTTTGGGATACTCAGCAGTAAGTAAAGAATATAGAGTCTATAATCAAAAAACTCTCACTGTCGAAGAATCCATccatgttgtatttgatgaatcatCTATATGTCATGACAATAGTAATAGCAACATGCATGAtctgataaataattttgaagTTGCTAACCTTGAAGCTagcaatgatgatgatgagatagACTTACGAAGAACAGGTGAAACTATTTCTAAAGAAAATCCAACCGGTCAAGAAAACTATCAACAACTGAATGATCCAGAAAACAACTATCAACCGCATAACACACCACTGGCAGTAGAGGCAACAGAACAAGAGAATGACATCATTCAACCAACCGAGGAAGATCAATATGGACCATGTCTCCGGTGGAAAAAGGATCACCCACTCGAGCTGGTCATTGGTAACCCTACTGCTCCTCTtagaactagaaatcaaatgataagtgaatttaTGCAGGCTGCTTTCGTTTCTCAAATTGAACCCAAGAAAATTGATGATGCTCTTCTAGATACAAATTGGATaaaagccatgcaagaagaacttaatCAGTTTGAAAGAAACAGTGTATGA
- the LOC140805687 gene encoding LOW QUALITY PROTEIN: pentatricopeptide repeat-containing protein At1g80880, mitochondrial (The sequence of the model RefSeq protein was modified relative to this genomic sequence to represent the inferred CDS: inserted 1 base in 1 codon; deleted 4 bases in 4 codons) has product MTFLTSLRKLKLYRLQPILCFSSQIAHSFRRRFVSSQHILAPALPLLSQAFRRTTFKPCIQTPPLGSFPQAQSQXFYQIINFDEEIYEAHGNMQLEVNVILERVKKTKELHSGDEAIAFLDASNVKPNEHLIISVIWALREEWKLAFLAFKWGEKLDCIVEKTWCLMIWLLGNHKKFSTSWALIHDLYKASRDTQQALLVLIDRYAAANHVDKAIETFHIMQKFKFSPDQRTYFTFLKILCEHGNIEEAEEFMFVNKKFFPLETASFNIILNGWCNKSIDIYEAKRVWREMSNFCILPDGTSYTHLISCHSSVSNLFDSLRLFDEMKKRGWIPGVTVYNSLLYVLTRENCLGEAIKILDKMKEMGLHPNCTSYNSIIRPLCEASKFEEARNILARMLEEDINPTIDTYHALLCSRDESIEGTLEVLNHLRKSGLGPTRETFQLILGRSFKLNQTENALNIWSQLKRYTVTPDHALYNIMVEGLANCGLIVKAKELYDEMKSVGLAIDLSLKKLIEEPQRIDSRKGKRQMTVVRCIKKGKDFRHGKRNHFPKKKT; this is encoded by the exons ATGACATTTCTTACATCGCTTAGGAAGCTAAAACTGTACAGATTACAGCCAATTTTATGTTTCTCTTCACAAATTGCACATTCTTTTCGTCGCCGATTTGTTTCGTCTCAGCATATACTAGCTCCTGCTCTGCCTTTATTGTCTCAAGCATTTCGTCGAACAACGTTCAAACCATGTATACAGACACCTCCTTTGGGCAGTTTCCCCCAAGCCCAGAGCC GGTTTTACCAAATTATCAATTTCGACGAGGAAATCTACGAAGCTCATGGAAATATGCAATTGGAAGTCAATGTGATCCTCGAAAGAGTAAAAAAAACAAAGGAATTGCATTCTGGGGATGAAGCCATTGCTTTTCTTGATGCC TCTAACGTAAAACCCAATGAGCATTTGATCATTTCAGTCATTTGGGCCTTGAGAGAAGAGTGGAAGCTTGCATTCTTGGCGTTCAAGTGGGGTGAGAAATTGGATTGTATAGTTGAGAAGACTTGGTGTTTGATGATATGGTTATTGGGTAACCATAAGAAATTCAGCACTTCTTGGGCTCTAATTCATGATCTTTATAAAGCTTCAAGGGATACTCAACAAGCATTGCTCGTCTTGATTGACCG TTATGCAGCTGCAAATCACGTGGACAAGGCTATAGAAACATTTCACATAATGCAGAAGTTCAAGTTCTCTCCTGATCAAAGGACATACTTCACATTCTTGAAAATTCTTTGCGAGCATGGTAATATTGAAGAAGCCGAAGAGTTTATGTTTGTCAATAAGAAGTTCTTCCCATTAGAAACAGCGAGCTTTAACATAATTCTCAACGGCTGGTGCAACAAATCCATTGATATCTATGAAGCCAAGAGGGTGTGGCGGGAAATGTCCAATTTTTGTATTTTGCCTGATGGGACTTCA TATACACACTTGATTTCCTGCCATTCAAGTGTCAGTAATCTCTTTGATTCGTTAAGATTGTTCGATGAAATGAAGAAAAGGGGA TGGATCCCTGGGGTGACTGTCTATAATTCATTGCTTTACGTACTGACTCGTGAGAATTGCCTTGGTGAAgctatcaaaattttagataagATGAAAGAAATGGGTTTGCATCCCAATTGTACTAGCTATAACTCTATTATACGTCCTCTTTGTGAAGCTTCAAAGTTTGAAGAGGCGAGAAATATATTAGCTCGGATGTTAGAGGAAGACATCAACCCTACTATCGATACATACCATGCGTTGCTC TGCTCGAGGGATGAAAGTATAGAAGGAACTTTggaagttcttaatcatctgaGAAAATCCGGCTTAGGTCCAACCAGGGAGACCTTTCAGCTTATTCTTGGTAGGTcttttaaattaaatcaaactGAAAATGCATTAAACATTTGGTCCCAACTGAAGAGGTACACAGTTACACCAGATCATGCACTTTACAATATTATGGTGGAAGGATTGGCAAACTGTGGGCTTATTGTCAAAGCTAAAGAACTCTATGATGAGATGAAATCTGTTGGGCTCGCAATCGATTTATCGCTGAAGAAGCTCATAGAAGAACCCCAAAGGATCGACTCAAGAAAAGGAAAACGGCAGATGACCGTTGTGAGATGCATCAAAAAAGGGAAAGATTTCCGGCATGGGAAACGGAATCATTTCCCAAAGAAGAAGACGTAG
- the LOC140805688 gene encoding magnesium transporter MRS2-1-like isoform X4: protein MSDLKQRLLPPKPASAINLRDSSSRHPGRLPFQGVDVSGLKKRGQGLRSWIRVDVSGNSQVIEIDKFGMMRRCDLPARDLRLLDPLFVYPSTILGREKAIVVNLEQIRCIITADEVFLLNSLDSYVLQYVVELQRRLQASGVGGVWQSEGHESSRRRGNRNFDNTFENTSPDYLPFEFRALEVALEAACTFLDSQAAELEIEAYPLLDELTSKISTLNLERVRRLKSRLVALTRRVQKVRDEIEQLMDDDGDMAEMYLTEKKSRMESSFYGEQSLMGYRSNDGPSSVSAPVSPVSSPPDNNKKLEKCLSVARSRYESVRSSESITDSIAELEMLLEAYFVVIDSTLNKLTSLKEYIDDTEDFINIQLDNVRNQLIQFELLLTTATFVVAIFGVVAGIFGMNFAIPMFDDSGAFQWVLIITGVCGVVIFCSFLGFFKYKRVMPL, encoded by the exons ATGTCAGACCTCAAACAACGTTTGCTACCTCCTAAACCTGCATCAGCTATAAACCTCAGAGATTCTTCATCTAGGCATCCTGGCCGGTTGCCATTTCAGGGAGTTGATGTCTCTGGCCTGAAAAAGCGTGGGCAAGGCCTTCGATCATGGATACGAGTAGATGTATCTGGGAATTCTCAAGTGATTGAGATTGACAAATTTGGTATGATGCGCCGTTGTGATCTTCCAGCACGTGACCTTAGACTACTAGATCCCTTATTTGTTTACCCCTCAACTATTCTTGGTAGAGAGAAGGCGATTGTTGTAAATCTCGAGCAGATTCGGTGTATCATCACAGCAGATGAGGTTTTTCTCTTAAATTCTCTCGACAGTTATGTTCTGCAATATGTGGTGGAGTTGCAGAGACGATTGCAAGCTTCTGGAGTTGGAGGAGTTTGGCAATCTGAAGGTCATGAATCAAGCAGAAGGAGAGGAAATAGAAATTTTGATAATACATTTGAAAACACATCTCCTGATTATTTGCCCTTTGAATTCAGAGCTCTAGAAGTTGCATTGGAGGCGGCCTGCACTTTTTTGGATTCTCAG GCAGCAGAGTTAGAGATTGAAGCTTATCCACTGTTGGATGAGCTAACATCCAAGATCAGTACTCTGAATTTGGAAAGGGTTCGTCGATTGAAAAGCAGACTAGTTGCATTGACTCGGAGAGTTCAGAAG GTTAGGGATGAAATAGAGCAGCTAATGGATGATGATGGAGATATGGCTGAAATGTATCTTACTGAGAAGAAAAGTCGCATGGAATCATCATTTTATGGTGAGCAATCTTTGATGGGGTACAGATCAAATGATGGCCCATCATCTGTCTCTGCTCCCGTTTCTCCTGTTTCGTCACCCCCTGACAATAATAAGAAGCTTGAGAAATGCCTGAGCGTAGCGAGGAGCAGATATGAGAGTGTGAGGAGCTCAGAAAGTATCACAGATAGTATAGCTGAGCTTGAAATGCTGTTGGAGGCATACTTCGTTGTTATTGATAGCACCCTCAACAAATTAACTTCG CTGAAGGAGTACATAGATGATACTGAAGACTTCATAAACATTCAGCTG GATAACGTTCGAAACCAGCTTATACAGTTTGAGCTGTTGCTGACTACTGCAACTTTTGTTGTCGCTATATTTGGTGTGGTCGCGGGGATATTTGGTATGAATTTTGCAATACCAATGTTCGACGACTCGGGTGCATTCCAGTGGGTCCTAATAATCACTGGAGTTTGCGGAGTTGTCATTTTTTGTAGTTTTTTGGGGTTTTTCAAGTATAAAAGAGTGATGCCTCTGTAG
- the LOC140805688 gene encoding magnesium transporter MRS2-1-like isoform X2, which yields MGSWKWRREIPLAMSDLKQRLLPPKPASAINLRDSSSRHPGRLPFQGVDVSGLKKRGQGLRSWIRVDVSGNSQVIEIDKFGMMRRCDLPARDLRLLDPLFVYPSTILGREKAIVVNLEQIRCIITADEVFLLNSLDSYVLQYVVELQRRLQASGVGGVWQSEGHESSRRRGNRNFDNTFENTSPDYLPFEFRALEVALEAACTFLDSQAAELEIEAYPLLDELTSKISTLNLERVRRLKSRLVALTRRVQKVRDEIEQLMDDDGDMAEMYLTEKKSRMESSFYGEQSLMGYRSNDGPSSVSAPVSPVSSPPDNNKKLEKCLSVARSRYESVRSSESITDSIAELEMLLEAYFVVIDSTLNKLTSLKEYIDDTEDFINIQLDNVRNQLIQFELLLTTATFVVAIFGVVAGIFGMNFAIPMFDDSGAFQWVLIITGVCGVVIFCSFLGFFKYKRVMPL from the exons ATGGGTTCATGGAAATGGAG ACGTGAAATCCCTTTGGCAATGTCAGACCTCAAACAACGTTTGCTACCTCCTAAACCTGCATCAGCTATAAACCTCAGAGATTCTTCATCTAGGCATCCTGGCCGGTTGCCATTTCAGGGAGTTGATGTCTCTGGCCTGAAAAAGCGTGGGCAAGGCCTTCGATCATGGATACGAGTAGATGTATCTGGGAATTCTCAAGTGATTGAGATTGACAAATTTGGTATGATGCGCCGTTGTGATCTTCCAGCACGTGACCTTAGACTACTAGATCCCTTATTTGTTTACCCCTCAACTATTCTTGGTAGAGAGAAGGCGATTGTTGTAAATCTCGAGCAGATTCGGTGTATCATCACAGCAGATGAGGTTTTTCTCTTAAATTCTCTCGACAGTTATGTTCTGCAATATGTGGTGGAGTTGCAGAGACGATTGCAAGCTTCTGGAGTTGGAGGAGTTTGGCAATCTGAAGGTCATGAATCAAGCAGAAGGAGAGGAAATAGAAATTTTGATAATACATTTGAAAACACATCTCCTGATTATTTGCCCTTTGAATTCAGAGCTCTAGAAGTTGCATTGGAGGCGGCCTGCACTTTTTTGGATTCTCAG GCAGCAGAGTTAGAGATTGAAGCTTATCCACTGTTGGATGAGCTAACATCCAAGATCAGTACTCTGAATTTGGAAAGGGTTCGTCGATTGAAAAGCAGACTAGTTGCATTGACTCGGAGAGTTCAGAAG GTTAGGGATGAAATAGAGCAGCTAATGGATGATGATGGAGATATGGCTGAAATGTATCTTACTGAGAAGAAAAGTCGCATGGAATCATCATTTTATGGTGAGCAATCTTTGATGGGGTACAGATCAAATGATGGCCCATCATCTGTCTCTGCTCCCGTTTCTCCTGTTTCGTCACCCCCTGACAATAATAAGAAGCTTGAGAAATGCCTGAGCGTAGCGAGGAGCAGATATGAGAGTGTGAGGAGCTCAGAAAGTATCACAGATAGTATAGCTGAGCTTGAAATGCTGTTGGAGGCATACTTCGTTGTTATTGATAGCACCCTCAACAAATTAACTTCG CTGAAGGAGTACATAGATGATACTGAAGACTTCATAAACATTCAGCTG GATAACGTTCGAAACCAGCTTATACAGTTTGAGCTGTTGCTGACTACTGCAACTTTTGTTGTCGCTATATTTGGTGTGGTCGCGGGGATATTTGGTATGAATTTTGCAATACCAATGTTCGACGACTCGGGTGCATTCCAGTGGGTCCTAATAATCACTGGAGTTTGCGGAGTTGTCATTTTTTGTAGTTTTTTGGGGTTTTTCAAGTATAAAAGAGTGATGCCTCTGTAG
- the LOC140805688 gene encoding magnesium transporter MRS2-1-like isoform X3: protein MSREIPLAMSDLKQRLLPPKPASAINLRDSSSRHPGRLPFQGVDVSGLKKRGQGLRSWIRVDVSGNSQVIEIDKFGMMRRCDLPARDLRLLDPLFVYPSTILGREKAIVVNLEQIRCIITADEVFLLNSLDSYVLQYVVELQRRLQASGVGGVWQSEGHESSRRRGNRNFDNTFENTSPDYLPFEFRALEVALEAACTFLDSQAAELEIEAYPLLDELTSKISTLNLERVRRLKSRLVALTRRVQKVRDEIEQLMDDDGDMAEMYLTEKKSRMESSFYGEQSLMGYRSNDGPSSVSAPVSPVSSPPDNNKKLEKCLSVARSRYESVRSSESITDSIAELEMLLEAYFVVIDSTLNKLTSLKEYIDDTEDFINIQLDNVRNQLIQFELLLTTATFVVAIFGVVAGIFGMNFAIPMFDDSGAFQWVLIITGVCGVVIFCSFLGFFKYKRVMPL, encoded by the exons ATGTC ACGTGAAATCCCTTTGGCAATGTCAGACCTCAAACAACGTTTGCTACCTCCTAAACCTGCATCAGCTATAAACCTCAGAGATTCTTCATCTAGGCATCCTGGCCGGTTGCCATTTCAGGGAGTTGATGTCTCTGGCCTGAAAAAGCGTGGGCAAGGCCTTCGATCATGGATACGAGTAGATGTATCTGGGAATTCTCAAGTGATTGAGATTGACAAATTTGGTATGATGCGCCGTTGTGATCTTCCAGCACGTGACCTTAGACTACTAGATCCCTTATTTGTTTACCCCTCAACTATTCTTGGTAGAGAGAAGGCGATTGTTGTAAATCTCGAGCAGATTCGGTGTATCATCACAGCAGATGAGGTTTTTCTCTTAAATTCTCTCGACAGTTATGTTCTGCAATATGTGGTGGAGTTGCAGAGACGATTGCAAGCTTCTGGAGTTGGAGGAGTTTGGCAATCTGAAGGTCATGAATCAAGCAGAAGGAGAGGAAATAGAAATTTTGATAATACATTTGAAAACACATCTCCTGATTATTTGCCCTTTGAATTCAGAGCTCTAGAAGTTGCATTGGAGGCGGCCTGCACTTTTTTGGATTCTCAG GCAGCAGAGTTAGAGATTGAAGCTTATCCACTGTTGGATGAGCTAACATCCAAGATCAGTACTCTGAATTTGGAAAGGGTTCGTCGATTGAAAAGCAGACTAGTTGCATTGACTCGGAGAGTTCAGAAG GTTAGGGATGAAATAGAGCAGCTAATGGATGATGATGGAGATATGGCTGAAATGTATCTTACTGAGAAGAAAAGTCGCATGGAATCATCATTTTATGGTGAGCAATCTTTGATGGGGTACAGATCAAATGATGGCCCATCATCTGTCTCTGCTCCCGTTTCTCCTGTTTCGTCACCCCCTGACAATAATAAGAAGCTTGAGAAATGCCTGAGCGTAGCGAGGAGCAGATATGAGAGTGTGAGGAGCTCAGAAAGTATCACAGATAGTATAGCTGAGCTTGAAATGCTGTTGGAGGCATACTTCGTTGTTATTGATAGCACCCTCAACAAATTAACTTCG CTGAAGGAGTACATAGATGATACTGAAGACTTCATAAACATTCAGCTG GATAACGTTCGAAACCAGCTTATACAGTTTGAGCTGTTGCTGACTACTGCAACTTTTGTTGTCGCTATATTTGGTGTGGTCGCGGGGATATTTGGTATGAATTTTGCAATACCAATGTTCGACGACTCGGGTGCATTCCAGTGGGTCCTAATAATCACTGGAGTTTGCGGAGTTGTCATTTTTTGTAGTTTTTTGGGGTTTTTCAAGTATAAAAGAGTGATGCCTCTGTAG
- the LOC140805688 gene encoding magnesium transporter MRS2-1-like isoform X1, which produces MIGCLLIRTKRRRFSCHSSSDPISQTTFARHFRREIPLAMSDLKQRLLPPKPASAINLRDSSSRHPGRLPFQGVDVSGLKKRGQGLRSWIRVDVSGNSQVIEIDKFGMMRRCDLPARDLRLLDPLFVYPSTILGREKAIVVNLEQIRCIITADEVFLLNSLDSYVLQYVVELQRRLQASGVGGVWQSEGHESSRRRGNRNFDNTFENTSPDYLPFEFRALEVALEAACTFLDSQAAELEIEAYPLLDELTSKISTLNLERVRRLKSRLVALTRRVQKVRDEIEQLMDDDGDMAEMYLTEKKSRMESSFYGEQSLMGYRSNDGPSSVSAPVSPVSSPPDNNKKLEKCLSVARSRYESVRSSESITDSIAELEMLLEAYFVVIDSTLNKLTSLKEYIDDTEDFINIQLDNVRNQLIQFELLLTTATFVVAIFGVVAGIFGMNFAIPMFDDSGAFQWVLIITGVCGVVIFCSFLGFFKYKRVMPL; this is translated from the exons ATGATTGGTTGTTTGCTGATTCGCACAAAACGCCGCCGTTTCTCTTGCCACAGCAGCAGCGACCCCATCAGCCAGACAACCTTTGCTCGACACTTCAG ACGTGAAATCCCTTTGGCAATGTCAGACCTCAAACAACGTTTGCTACCTCCTAAACCTGCATCAGCTATAAACCTCAGAGATTCTTCATCTAGGCATCCTGGCCGGTTGCCATTTCAGGGAGTTGATGTCTCTGGCCTGAAAAAGCGTGGGCAAGGCCTTCGATCATGGATACGAGTAGATGTATCTGGGAATTCTCAAGTGATTGAGATTGACAAATTTGGTATGATGCGCCGTTGTGATCTTCCAGCACGTGACCTTAGACTACTAGATCCCTTATTTGTTTACCCCTCAACTATTCTTGGTAGAGAGAAGGCGATTGTTGTAAATCTCGAGCAGATTCGGTGTATCATCACAGCAGATGAGGTTTTTCTCTTAAATTCTCTCGACAGTTATGTTCTGCAATATGTGGTGGAGTTGCAGAGACGATTGCAAGCTTCTGGAGTTGGAGGAGTTTGGCAATCTGAAGGTCATGAATCAAGCAGAAGGAGAGGAAATAGAAATTTTGATAATACATTTGAAAACACATCTCCTGATTATTTGCCCTTTGAATTCAGAGCTCTAGAAGTTGCATTGGAGGCGGCCTGCACTTTTTTGGATTCTCAG GCAGCAGAGTTAGAGATTGAAGCTTATCCACTGTTGGATGAGCTAACATCCAAGATCAGTACTCTGAATTTGGAAAGGGTTCGTCGATTGAAAAGCAGACTAGTTGCATTGACTCGGAGAGTTCAGAAG GTTAGGGATGAAATAGAGCAGCTAATGGATGATGATGGAGATATGGCTGAAATGTATCTTACTGAGAAGAAAAGTCGCATGGAATCATCATTTTATGGTGAGCAATCTTTGATGGGGTACAGATCAAATGATGGCCCATCATCTGTCTCTGCTCCCGTTTCTCCTGTTTCGTCACCCCCTGACAATAATAAGAAGCTTGAGAAATGCCTGAGCGTAGCGAGGAGCAGATATGAGAGTGTGAGGAGCTCAGAAAGTATCACAGATAGTATAGCTGAGCTTGAAATGCTGTTGGAGGCATACTTCGTTGTTATTGATAGCACCCTCAACAAATTAACTTCG CTGAAGGAGTACATAGATGATACTGAAGACTTCATAAACATTCAGCTG GATAACGTTCGAAACCAGCTTATACAGTTTGAGCTGTTGCTGACTACTGCAACTTTTGTTGTCGCTATATTTGGTGTGGTCGCGGGGATATTTGGTATGAATTTTGCAATACCAATGTTCGACGACTCGGGTGCATTCCAGTGGGTCCTAATAATCACTGGAGTTTGCGGAGTTGTCATTTTTTGTAGTTTTTTGGGGTTTTTCAAGTATAAAAGAGTGATGCCTCTGTAG